TTGCTTTATCAAGGTCCGTGGGTCGCTGAGCGTTATGCTGCTATCGAGTCGTTCTTTAAGGAGCATCGCAAAGAATGTTTACCTGTGATTGAGACCATTATTGGTGGCGCAGAAGGTCTGACGGCAGTTGATACGTTCAAAGCGATTTACCAGTTACAAGCCTACCAACAGCAATGTGACGCGCTGATGGCAAATGTAGACTTGGTGATGACGCCAACAGCGGGGTCAACTTATACCATCGATGCAGTAAATGCGGATCCTATTACGCTTAATAGCAATATTGGTTACTACACTAATTTCATGAATTTGTTGGATTATACCGCAATCGCTGTACCTGCAGGGATGACAGAACAAGGGTTACCTTTCGGTGTCACACTCTTTACACGCGCTTTCACGGATACGTGGTTAATTGGCTTAGCTAAAGAGTGGCAAACTCATGCCAATTTACCATTAGGTGCGACCGGACAGTCGCTCATGCCTAAGATGGACATCATGGTATGTGGCGCTCATATGCAAGGGCTGCCGCTAAATCATCAAATGCAAAATATTGGTGGTGAGTTAAAACATAAGGTAAAAACCGCGCCCAATTATCGTTTTTATGCGTTAGCGGGCGGGCCTCCATATCGTCCAGGGTTGGTTCGTGATGACCAGCAAGGCAGCACTATCGACGTTGAAGTTTGGACGGTTAATCAAGCCGGTGTTGGTGAGTTACTTGCGCAAATCCCTCATCCATTAGGTCTTGGCAGTGTCGAGCTTGAGGATGGAACTTGGGTAACAGGATTTATCTGTGAGCCTTGTGCAACGCAAGGTGCTACCGAAATCACCCAATTCGGAAGTTGGCGTGCCTACATGGCATCAATAAACTAGGTAAGCCGCAACATAAGAAAACGGCCCGAATGGGCCGTTTTTGTGTCTATCATATCGAATATATGGATATTATTTTTCTTGCCAAGCGTTTAGTTTAGCTTTGGTCCAAGCACCATAGCTCGCGTTAGGGAAGACAATCCAATCTGCACCGAAATGCTTAGCATTTTTCTTCACTAAGTCACGATTATAGTGGGTGTCTTTTTTATTTTTAAATTGAGCAGAGACATCGGGTAGGCTGTCGCCCATTAGCATAATAATTTGATGATCTTTACTAATATTATCGCGGCGTTGCTGTTTTGATAGGCCATATAATAATACGTGATCGTCTTTAACTTGAGGTAAACCTAATTTAGTGAGGGTTTGCATCGTGTATTTTTTATTTTCATTGTAACGGTCGGAAACATAATACACGTTTACATTTTGTGAGTTTGCGTAATCAATAAAGGCTTTGGCACCCGGAATTAATGTTGGATTCCCTTTGATTTCCCAATCAGACCAGGTATCCCAACTGGTGTAGTCGTGACAGTTCTGCATATCGCGTACGAGAAGAGCAGAGTTATCTAGGATGGTTTCATCAAGATCCATTACCACCGCAAGCTTGTTGTGGTCTTTTTTCCCTTGCAAAATGGTGGCCAGACGCTGTTGCGCAAAATGGTACGTTTGCAGTTGCAATGCGGCAATTTCCGCAGATTGTTGCTGATAGCGTAGTGCCATTTCATAACTTTTTTCTTGGCAAATATCTTTTGCTTGAACACTGCTTGTTGCTGCTATTAATAGTGCAACAGCCAAAAATGATCCGTGTCGCTTTTTCATTGTAATGATTAACCTTATGAGCTGACTTAAATAGAAAAATACTCCGCGAATATGAACATAATATGTCTAATTAAAAGAAAGACTTGAAATAACACAGCGGAGTTGTTTAGAACTCTAAACAAAAAGCCACCTAATGTTAAGGTGGCTTAGTAAAAACTCTAGGTTGATCAAACAATGGCTAAAATAATTCGACTTTTGGTAGTCCATTGTCTAAAGATGAACTGGCGGAGCTCACCGCTCCAAAGCCGGCGTCGGCATAATTACAGTGCCTTTCGAAATCGTGTTTATATTCATCCGCCAACTTTCTTAGGGTTTGTGTATATTCCAGTTCTCGACTTCGTAGGTCATTTATACGCATTCCATTGAATAAGTCACCCACGAGCAGATGTTTTTCACGCATTAAGCTCTCAATGCTATCGAGTTTCTGACGAACAATGTCTTGGAACTGAGTACACGCCATACTGCCACTAATATTACGCTCCAGATCATTGGTATAGAGAATAATTTGCGTAATCTGGCTTTCGCTCAATTCACGTACTGCGCTAAAGCTTTCGCGTAAGCTCTGCACTGATTCAATCATTTGATCGGCTTTCACCGTTTGTTCACTGCTTTCCTTATTGGCATTTTCAAAGCGGGCAGTCACATCTTTGCGCAAACTCTCAATTTCTTGGCTAATTTGTGCTGTGGCTTCACTCGATCGGATTGCAAGATTACGGACTTCATCTGCAACAACAGCGAAGCCTCGGCCTGCTTCGCCGCAGCGTGCTGCTTCTATCGCCGCATTTAATGCTAACAGATTCGTTTCATTAGCAATGTTGGCAATTACATCGGTGATTTCATTCAGCCCGAGTACACGATTTAATACGTTGTTTACTTCTTCACGTTCGTGACGAATGTTATCCATCAAACTGCGAGTATTATCAGCCAAATGAGAAATAAC
This DNA window, taken from Vibrio nitrifigilis, encodes the following:
- a CDS encoding 5'-nucleotidase, lipoprotein e(P4) family, producing MKKRHGSFLAVALLIAATSSVQAKDICQEKSYEMALRYQQQSAEIAALQLQTYHFAQQRLATILQGKKDHNKLAVVMDLDETILDNSALLVRDMQNCHDYTSWDTWSDWEIKGNPTLIPGAKAFIDYANSQNVNVYYVSDRYNENKKYTMQTLTKLGLPQVKDDHVLLYGLSKQQRRDNISKDHQIIMLMGDSLPDVSAQFKNKKDTHYNRDLVKKNAKHFGADWIVFPNASYGAWTKAKLNAWQEK
- a CDS encoding methyl-accepting chemotaxis protein; the encoded protein is MVKHEHQAEMCKHRETVASICDWVEEYRDLNRVVADHIENVNGDAQKATEDILTHIAGLDDAAANFTHYLKDMEFDSKNMIETLDEHTRVISHLADNTRSLMDNIRHEREEVNNVLNRVLGLNEITDVIANIANETNLLALNAAIEAARCGEAGRGFAVVADEVRNLAIRSSEATAQISQEIESLRKDVTARFENANKESSEQTVKADQMIESVQSLRESFSAVRELSESQITQIILYTNDLERNISGSMACTQFQDIVRQKLDSIESLMREKHLLVGDLFNGMRINDLRSRELEYTQTLRKLADEYKHDFERHCNYADAGFGAVSSASSSLDNGLPKVELF